Proteins found in one Zea mays cultivar B73 chromosome 1, Zm-B73-REFERENCE-NAM-5.0, whole genome shotgun sequence genomic segment:
- the LOC100191875 gene encoding solanesyl diphosphate synthase 2 chloroplastic isoform X2, with amino-acid sequence MIHTASLIHDDVIDDSGMRRGKETIHQLYGTRVAVLAGDFMFAQSSWFLANLENIEVIKLISQVIKDFASGEIKQASTLFDCDITLDDYLLKSYYKTASLIAASTKSASIFSGVSTTICEKMYAYGRNLGLSFQVVDDILDFTQSAEQLGKPAASDLAKGNLTAPVIFALQSEPELREIIDSEFSDTDSLATAIELVHRSGGIRRAHELAREKGDLAIQNLQCLPRSDFRSALEKMVEYNLERIE; translated from the exons ATGATTCACACTGCGAGTTTAATACATGATGATGTCATAGATGATAGTGGGATGAGAAGAG GGAAGGAAACTATTCACCAACTATATGGTACACGTGTGGCTGTACTTGCTGGTGATTTTATGTTTGCACAATCTTCTTGGTTTCTTGCAAACCTAGAAAATATTGAAGTTATAAAATTGATCAGTCAG gtcatcaaggactttgcaagcgGCGAGATAAAACAAGCTTCCACTCTTTTTGATTGTGACATCACACTTGACGACTACCTTCTCAAGAGCTACTACAAGACTGCATCTTTGATTGCAGCCAGCACAAAATCAGCTTCCATATTCAGTGGCGTCAGCACCACTATTTGTGAAAAAATGTATGCATATGGCAGGAATCTTGGTCTATCCTTCCAGGTTGTCGATGACATCCTGGATTTCACCCAGTCAGCCGAACAACTTGGCAAACCAGCAGCAAGTGACTTGGCAAAGGGAAACCTGACTGCTCCAGTCATCTTCGCTTTGCAAAGTGAACCAGAGCTAAGGGAGATCATTGATTCTGAGTTCAGTGACACGGATTCGTTAGCTACTGCAATAGAGCTCGTTCATAGAAGTGGTGGGATACGGAGGGCACATGAGCTTGCAAGAGAGAAGGGTGACTTGGCAATCCAAAATCTGCAGTGCCTTCCAAGAAGTGACTTCAGAAGTGCCCTTGAGAAGATGGTGGAATACAATCTTGAGAGGATTGAGTAG
- the LOC100191875 gene encoding solanesyl diphosphate synthase 2 chloroplastic isoform X1: MAAAPSSLASSSHIPRRATATAPAQSHSPPLPQQLRPARSFKRGALAQHVRYSFAGREASRRRTPGLAAIDVPAATIPDATTTSVTERTSVSSLLEVVSEDLLSLNNNLKSLVGAENPVLVSAAEQIFGAGGKRLRPALVFLVSRATAELAGLSELTAEHRRLAEIIEMIHTASLIHDDVIDDSGMRRGKETIHQLYGTRVAVLAGDFMFAQSSWFLANLENIEVIKLISQVIKDFASGEIKQASTLFDCDITLDDYLLKSYYKTASLIAASTKSASIFSGVSTTICEKMYAYGRNLGLSFQVVDDILDFTQSAEQLGKPAASDLAKGNLTAPVIFALQSEPELREIIDSEFSDTDSLATAIELVHRSGGIRRAHELAREKGDLAIQNLQCLPRSDFRSALEKMVEYNLERIE, from the exons ATGGCGGCGGCGCCGTCCTCCCTCGCCTCCTCGTCGCATATCCCCCGCCGCGCCACAGCCACGGCCCCAGCACAGTCGCACTCGCCTCCGTTGCCGCAGCAGCTCCGCCCCGCCAGGTCCTTCAAACGCGGGGCGCTCGCGCAGCACGTCCGGTACAGCTTTGCCGGCAGGGAGGCATCGAGGCGGCGCACACCAG GCCTTGCTGCCATCGATGTGCCGGCAGCGACTATTCCTGATGCCACGACGACAAGCGTCACTGAGCGGACTTCGGTTTCATCTCTTTTAGAGGTTGTATCGGAGGACTTGCTCAGCCTTAACAACAATCTGAAATCG CTTGTTGGTGCAGAAAATCCAGTTTTGGTTTCTGCAGCTGAACAAATTTTTGGTGCTGGTGGAAAAAGATTAAGGCCAGCATTGGTTTTCCTGGTGTCTAGAGCAACTGCTGAATTAGCTGGTTTGTC GGAGTTAACTGCAGAACATCGACGGTTGGCAGAGATAATCGAGATGATTCACACTGCGAGTTTAATACATGATGATGTCATAGATGATAGTGGGATGAGAAGAG GGAAGGAAACTATTCACCAACTATATGGTACACGTGTGGCTGTACTTGCTGGTGATTTTATGTTTGCACAATCTTCTTGGTTTCTTGCAAACCTAGAAAATATTGAAGTTATAAAATTGATCAGTCAG gtcatcaaggactttgcaagcgGCGAGATAAAACAAGCTTCCACTCTTTTTGATTGTGACATCACACTTGACGACTACCTTCTCAAGAGCTACTACAAGACTGCATCTTTGATTGCAGCCAGCACAAAATCAGCTTCCATATTCAGTGGCGTCAGCACCACTATTTGTGAAAAAATGTATGCATATGGCAGGAATCTTGGTCTATCCTTCCAGGTTGTCGATGACATCCTGGATTTCACCCAGTCAGCCGAACAACTTGGCAAACCAGCAGCAAGTGACTTGGCAAAGGGAAACCTGACTGCTCCAGTCATCTTCGCTTTGCAAAGTGAACCAGAGCTAAGGGAGATCATTGATTCTGAGTTCAGTGACACGGATTCGTTAGCTACTGCAATAGAGCTCGTTCATAGAAGTGGTGGGATACGGAGGGCACATGAGCTTGCAAGAGAGAAGGGTGACTTGGCAATCCAAAATCTGCAGTGCCTTCCAAGAAGTGACTTCAGAAGTGCCCTTGAGAAGATGGTGGAATACAATCTTGAGAGGATTGAGTAG
- the LOC100191875 gene encoding Solanesyl diphosphate synthase 2 chloroplastic codes for MAAAPSSLASSSHIPRRATATAPAQSHSPPLPQQLRPARSFKRGALAQHVRYSFAGREASRRRTPGACFVVSSSQPGLAAIDVPAATIPDATTTSVTERTSVSSLLEVVSEDLLSLNNNLKSLVGAENPVLVSAAEQIFGAGGKRLRPALVFLVSRATAELAGLSELTAEHRRLAEIIEMIHTASLIHDDVIDDSGMRRGKETIHQLYGTRVAVLAGDFMFAQSSWFLANLENIEVIKLISQVIKDFASGEIKQASTLFDCDITLDDYLLKSYYKTASLIAASTKSASIFSGVSTTICEKMYAYGRNLGLSFQVVDDILDFTQSAEQLGKPAASDLAKGNLTAPVIFALQSEPELREIIDSEFSDTDSLATAIELVHRSGGIRRAHELAREKGDLAIQNLQCLPRSDFRSALEKMVEYNLERIE; via the exons ATGGCGGCGGCGCCGTCCTCCCTCGCCTCCTCGTCGCATATCCCCCGCCGCGCCACAGCCACGGCCCCAGCACAGTCGCACTCGCCTCCGTTGCCGCAGCAGCTCCGCCCCGCCAGGTCCTTCAAACGCGGGGCGCTCGCGCAGCACGTCCGGTACAGCTTTGCCGGCAGGGAGGCATCGAGGCGGCGCACACCAGGTGCTTGCTTCGTGGTCTCATCCAGCCAGCCAG GCCTTGCTGCCATCGATGTGCCGGCAGCGACTATTCCTGATGCCACGACGACAAGCGTCACTGAGCGGACTTCGGTTTCATCTCTTTTAGAGGTTGTATCGGAGGACTTGCTCAGCCTTAACAACAATCTGAAATCG CTTGTTGGTGCAGAAAATCCAGTTTTGGTTTCTGCAGCTGAACAAATTTTTGGTGCTGGTGGAAAAAGATTAAGGCCAGCATTGGTTTTCCTGGTGTCTAGAGCAACTGCTGAATTAGCTGGTTTGTC GGAGTTAACTGCAGAACATCGACGGTTGGCAGAGATAATCGAGATGATTCACACTGCGAGTTTAATACATGATGATGTCATAGATGATAGTGGGATGAGAAGAG GGAAGGAAACTATTCACCAACTATATGGTACACGTGTGGCTGTACTTGCTGGTGATTTTATGTTTGCACAATCTTCTTGGTTTCTTGCAAACCTAGAAAATATTGAAGTTATAAAATTGATCAGTCAG gtcatcaaggactttgcaagcgGCGAGATAAAACAAGCTTCCACTCTTTTTGATTGTGACATCACACTTGACGACTACCTTCTCAAGAGCTACTACAAGACTGCATCTTTGATTGCAGCCAGCACAAAATCAGCTTCCATATTCAGTGGCGTCAGCACCACTATTTGTGAAAAAATGTATGCATATGGCAGGAATCTTGGTCTATCCTTCCAGGTTGTCGATGACATCCTGGATTTCACCCAGTCAGCCGAACAACTTGGCAAACCAGCAGCAAGTGACTTGGCAAAGGGAAACCTGACTGCTCCAGTCATCTTCGCTTTGCAAAGTGAACCAGAGCTAAGGGAGATCATTGATTCTGAGTTCAGTGACACGGATTCGTTAGCTACTGCAATAGAGCTCGTTCATAGAAGTGGTGGGATACGGAGGGCACATGAGCTTGCAAGAGAGAAGGGTGACTTGGCAATCCAAAATCTGCAGTGCCTTCCAAGAAGTGACTTCAGAAGTGCCCTTGAGAAGATGGTGGAATACAATCTTGAGAGGATTGAGTAG
- the LOC103631728 gene encoding protein ALP1-like codes for MNPYLENNFLVRLMEEMEEEEEELQLARHMVNRRRRARNERRHGGSIPGRVRIHRDHMSGDARIRVDYFGANPVYTDAQFRRRFRMRRHVFERLVDVVQQVDPYFIQRPNCAGEIGLSALQKVVAVVRILAYGIPADAVDEYVRIGESTAHEALKHFCTAVQTAFAPYYLRAPNAEDIARLLQVGESRGFPGMLGSVDCMHWEWRNCPSSWKGMFTGRGKHPTMILEAVASYDLWIWHAYFGLPGSCNDINVLHRSNLFERHLSGDTPPVSFTVNGHTYNMGYYLADGIYPDWPAFVKTIRNPYDVRTQHFATIQESARKDIERAFGVLQKRWGVVRGPAYGWSPEHIGDIMKTCIILHNMIVEDEGPLSLNTTFENIGVLADTTQGSMEERNDFVNQRYNQLKDRNKYTQLQVDLIHHHWARHGSGVA; via the exons ATGAATCCCTACTTAGAAAACAATTTTCTTGTGCGCTTGATGGAAGAaatggaagaggaagaagaagagttgcAGTTGGCGAGACACATGGTCAATAGGAGGCGACGTGCGCGCAATGAGCGTCGTCATGGTGGTTCGATCCCAGGGCGTGTTAGGATTCATCGTGATCACATGAGCGGCGATGCAAGAATCCGAGTGGACTACTTTGGAGCGAACCCGGTGTACACGGATGCTCAATTTCGTAGGAG GTTCCGCATGCGTCGCCATGTCTTTGAGCGCCTTGTTGATGTTGTGCAACAAGTGGATCCTTATTTTATTCAGCGTCCAAATTGTGCGGGTGAGATTGGTCTTTCTGCTctacagaaagttgttgctgTTGTTCGAATCCTTGCTTACGGTATTCCGGCTGATGCCGTTGACGAATACGTACGTATTGGGGAATCTACTGCTCATGAGGCATTGAAACACTTTTGCACGGCCGTCCAAACCGCGTTTGCTCCGTATTATCTCCGTGCACCAAATGCAGAAGATATCGCACGCCTTCTCCAAGTTGGCGAGTCACGTGGGTTTCCTGGTATGCttggtagtgttgattgcatgcattgggagtggcgtaACTGCCCAAGTTCATGGAAGGGGATGTTTACAGGGCGTGGTAAACATCCTACCATGATCTTGGAAGCTGTTGCGTCGTATGACCTGTGGATATGGCATGCATATTTTGGTCTGCCAGGTAGTTGCAACGACATAAATGTTCTTCACCGTTCAAACCTTTTCGAAAGGCATCTGAGCGGCGACACACCTCCGGTTTCATTCACTGTGAATGGTCACACGTACAATATGGGATATTACCTAGCAGACGGGATTTACCCTGACTGGCCCGCATTTGTCAAGACAATCCGTAACCCCTACGACGTTAGAACCCAACACTTTGCAACAATTCAAGAGTCTGCTCGAAAAGATATAGAACGAGCTTTCGGTGTACTCCAGAAGAGATGGGGTGTGGTCCGTGGACCTGCATACGGTTGGAGTCCTGAACACATTGGGGACATCATGAAAACATGCATAATATTGCACAACATGATAGTAGAAGACGAAGGTCCATTGTCTTTGAACACAACCTTTGAAAACATCGGAGTGCTGGCAGACACAACTCAAGGTTCAATGGAAGAGCGCAACGACTTCGTCAATCAAAGGTACAACCAACTGAAAGACCGCAACAAATATACTCAGCTTCAGGTAGATCTGATACACCATCACTGGGCGCGACATGGATCCGGAGTTGCATAG
- the LOC103631729 gene encoding glutaredoxin-C1, producing the protein MDDLLLPSKCSIFHTKPTRGVARKKLGHYPDTIGLAGQIAWKLSLSNGYINQPHFTNSGQSKHRYLKHLTRSSSSYSSSREEVVICLISKYTIMDRVTKLASQRAVVIFSASSCCMCHTVTRLFRELGVNPTVVELDEDPSWGKEMEKALARLLGRSPAVPAVFIGGRLVGSTDKVMSLHLSGNLDTMLRNAGALWV; encoded by the coding sequence ATGGACGACCTGCTGTTGCCATCCAAATGTTCCATATTCCACACTAAACCGACGCGTGGTGTCGCAAGAAAGAAGCTTGGCCATTATCCAGACACCATTGGCCTGGCCGGTCAGATAGCTTGGAAACTGTCTCTTTCCAATGGCTATATAAACCAGCCTCACTTCACTAATTCTGGGCAAAGCAAGCACCGCTACTTGAAGCATCTTACACGAAGCTCTTCTAGCTATTCCTCTTCCCGCGAAGAAGTGGTAATCTGCTTGATCAGTAAGTACACAATAATGGACCGGGTGACGAAGCTGGCTTCTCAGCGTGCGGTGGTGATCTTCAGCGCGAGCTCATGCTGCATGTGCCACACGGTGACGCGTCTGTTCCGCGAGCTCGGGGTGAACCCAACGGTGGTGGAGCTAGACGAGGACCCCAGCTGGGgaaaggagatggagaaggcacTAGCGAGGCTGCTGGGCCGCAGCCCTGCGGTGCCGGCAGTGTTCATCGGGGGCAGGCTCGTCGGCTCCACCGACAAGGTCATGTCGCTCCACCTCAGCGGCAATCTCGACACAATGCTACGCAACGCGGGCGCACTCTGGGTGTAG